A window of the Coprobacter fastidiosus genome harbors these coding sequences:
- a CDS encoding carbohydrate-binding family 9-like protein has translation MKKVLSVPFIPGLKDQPLEKACELLEEKAARQSVECVNWPEQFPYKPITIFDIARSETALYIKYFVRGNCLLALNSEDNSPVWQDSCVEFFVQVPGETEYYNFEFNCIGTALASKRQSREICTHFSPEKMACIERYASAGHKPFQEMQGIFAWELLVSIPFDLIGVNPESLPEKLYANFYKCADNSSLPHYLSWSPIETENPDFHRPEFFGEIYFR, from the coding sequence ATGAAAAAAGTTTTGTCAGTACCTTTTATTCCGGGCTTAAAAGATCAGCCGTTGGAAAAAGCGTGTGAGTTGCTTGAGGAAAAAGCTGCACGGCAAAGTGTGGAGTGCGTGAATTGGCCCGAACAATTTCCGTATAAGCCGATCACTATATTCGATATAGCCCGAAGCGAAACGGCTCTTTACATCAAGTATTTTGTTAGGGGAAATTGTCTGTTGGCATTGAATAGCGAAGATAATTCTCCGGTATGGCAGGATAGCTGTGTAGAGTTTTTTGTGCAAGTTCCGGGTGAAACCGAATATTATAATTTTGAATTCAACTGCATCGGTACGGCATTGGCGTCGAAGCGTCAAAGTCGGGAAATATGCACCCATTTTTCTCCGGAAAAGATGGCATGTATAGAGCGTTATGCTTCAGCCGGACATAAACCGTTTCAGGAGATGCAAGGAATATTTGCATGGGAACTGCTTGTTTCCATCCCTTTCGATTTGATAGGGGTTAACCCTGAATCGTTACCCGAAAAGTTATATGCCAATTTCTATAAATGTGCAGACAATTCGAGTTTACCTCATTATTTGAGTTGGAGTCCTATTGAGACGGAAAATCCCGATTTTCACAGACCCGAATTTTTTGGAGAGATATACTTTAGATGA
- a CDS encoding PD-(D/E)XK nuclease family protein has translation MKPFLYLIAQTFYKKYGKEIQNIAFVFPNRRAGIFFQKYLAEVAGHPLFSPPIMTINDLFIRLTPYQPADKIQMLFVLYRHYITLSNSDESFDNFVFWGEMLLNDFDDVDKYVVNAKDLFTNIQDLKEIENRFSDILTETQIEFIRRFWDHFIPAMESEKKMQFVALWKILYPLYKALRDELKTKGIAYEGMIFREVAEKAKQREELHIPYNQVVFIGLNVLSTSEEMLMHRLKELDIADFYWDYNAPTLQDEYNKATFFLSRNRKAFPSKLLLANDKGKETWPEIELIGIPSAVGQAKQTQEILNGLISSGAIPDPSKAINTAIVLPDEHLLLPMLYSIPETIDPINVTMGYTLSNTPVAGLMESIFDLQKHYRMIQGEVQFYHRKVLSILSHRYILFSGENEINLLSKEIKQYNKVFIPVSELGRTELLKLLFVSLETANQAADYLINILEYLQQGLQNDHNDSEEEEHTVQFSEIEKEFLFHYYITVKRLKDVIKDENIQMNVSTFFRLLGKMAGSISIPFRGEPLSGLQIMGVLETRALDFENLIILSMNEGIFPMTKVANTFIPYNLRKGFGLSTIEHQDSIYAYYFYRMIYRAKRLYLLYDTRTEGLQTGEMSRYIYQLKYHYQVPIQEKVMSYDITVKENQIIQIPKNEFVQKQLNRFLSGGDRALSASAINTYIDCPLKFYLGYVERVSPEDEVAESVEASTFGSIYHGVMENIYQRMQGKLVTGDLLEKIQKDDTLLTNLIEAMFAKHYFQTSRIRPLTGQNYLTGEIIRKYVKQTLITDRKHTPFIYLHSEFPIDTTHTFDRIRQIRLKGSIDRIDEKDGITRIIDYKTGKGETTFKTMYDLFDPQKRDRPKAIMQVFMYAMIYSQINHPKSLCPGIYHLRDLFKIQFDWSIIHEIKTEKKRIEQTIYDFSPYIQEFTDTFNKCIQEIFNPEIPFKQTENTQICEYCDFATICKR, from the coding sequence TGACACCTTATCAACCGGCAGATAAAATTCAGATGCTTTTTGTTCTTTATCGCCATTATATAACTTTAAGCAACTCCGATGAAAGTTTCGATAATTTTGTTTTTTGGGGAGAAATGCTTCTCAATGATTTCGACGATGTAGATAAATATGTAGTGAACGCAAAAGATTTATTCACTAATATTCAAGATTTGAAAGAGATAGAGAACAGATTTTCAGATATATTGACAGAGACTCAAATAGAGTTTATCCGCAGATTTTGGGATCATTTTATACCGGCAATGGAAAGCGAAAAAAAAATGCAGTTCGTTGCCTTATGGAAAATTCTGTATCCTCTTTATAAGGCTCTTCGAGACGAGCTAAAAACCAAAGGAATCGCATACGAAGGTATGATATTCCGAGAAGTAGCGGAGAAAGCAAAACAGCGGGAGGAATTGCACATTCCTTACAACCAGGTAGTTTTTATCGGCTTAAATGTTTTAAGTACTTCTGAAGAAATGCTAATGCATCGACTAAAAGAATTAGATATCGCCGATTTTTATTGGGACTATAACGCTCCGACCCTCCAAGATGAATATAATAAGGCTACATTTTTTCTTTCCCGCAATCGTAAGGCCTTTCCTTCGAAATTATTATTAGCAAACGACAAAGGAAAAGAAACTTGGCCTGAAATAGAATTGATCGGTATTCCGTCTGCCGTAGGGCAAGCTAAACAAACACAAGAAATCCTGAACGGATTGATTTCATCCGGAGCTATCCCTGATCCGTCAAAAGCAATCAATACGGCAATCGTCTTGCCTGACGAGCATTTATTACTCCCGATGTTATATTCCATACCGGAAACGATCGACCCGATCAACGTGACCATGGGATATACTTTATCTAATACTCCTGTTGCAGGCCTTATGGAATCTATATTCGATTTGCAGAAGCATTACCGCATGATACAAGGTGAGGTACAATTCTATCATCGAAAAGTTCTTTCTATCCTCAGTCATCGATATATACTATTTTCCGGAGAAAATGAAATAAATCTATTATCAAAAGAGATAAAACAATATAATAAAGTATTTATTCCGGTTTCGGAATTAGGAAGAACAGAATTACTGAAACTGCTTTTCGTAAGCTTAGAAACTGCGAATCAAGCTGCCGACTATCTGATCAACATTTTGGAATATTTACAGCAGGGTCTGCAAAATGATCATAATGACTCCGAAGAGGAAGAACATACCGTACAATTTTCCGAAATAGAAAAAGAGTTTTTATTCCACTATTATATAACAGTAAAAAGGCTGAAAGACGTCATTAAGGACGAAAACATACAAATGAATGTTTCTACATTTTTCCGGCTACTCGGTAAAATGGCAGGAAGTATCTCCATTCCTTTCAGAGGTGAACCTCTTTCCGGTTTACAGATAATGGGAGTTCTGGAAACCAGAGCTCTCGACTTCGAAAACTTGATCATCCTATCTATGAATGAAGGAATATTTCCGATGACAAAAGTCGCCAATACATTTATTCCCTATAATTTGCGCAAGGGATTCGGACTTTCGACCATAGAACATCAAGACAGCATCTATGCCTATTATTTTTACAGGATGATATATCGGGCAAAAAGACTTTATTTATTATATGACACCCGTACCGAAGGATTACAAACCGGTGAAATGAGCCGATACATCTACCAACTGAAATATCATTACCAAGTGCCTATTCAAGAAAAGGTCATGAGTTACGATATTACGGTTAAAGAAAATCAGATTATTCAAATACCCAAAAACGAATTTGTTCAAAAACAGCTAAACCGATTCCTGTCCGGAGGAGACCGGGCTTTGTCGGCAAGCGCCATCAATACCTATATCGATTGCCCTTTAAAATTTTATTTAGGTTATGTCGAAAGGGTATCTCCAGAAGACGAAGTAGCAGAAAGCGTCGAGGCCAGTACATTCGGAAGCATCTATCATGGAGTAATGGAGAATATTTACCAACGGATGCAGGGAAAACTCGTTACAGGAGACTTACTTGAAAAGATTCAAAAAGACGACACGCTATTAACAAACTTAATAGAAGCCATGTTTGCCAAACATTATTTTCAAACTTCTCGAATACGCCCCTTAACCGGGCAAAATTATCTGACGGGAGAGATTATCCGCAAATATGTCAAACAAACTTTAATAACGGACAGAAAGCATACTCCATTCATATATCTCCATTCAGAATTTCCTATCGACACTACTCATACATTCGACAGAATACGCCAAATCCGCTTAAAAGGATCTATCGACCGAATCGATGAAAAAGACGGCATTACAAGAATCATAGATTATAAAACAGGAAAAGGAGAAACAACCTTCAAAACCATGTACGACCTATTCGACCCACAAAAAAGAGATCGTCCCAAGGCTATCATGCAAGTATTCATGTATGCTATGATATATTCCCAAATAAATCACCCAAAATCTCTCTGTCCCGGCATCTACCACCTCAGAGATCTATTTAAAATACAATTCGACTGGTCTATCATCCATGAAATAAAAACGGAGAAAAAAAGAATAGAACAAACTATATATGACTTTTCCCCTTATATTCAGGAATTTACAGATACATTCAATAAATGCATCCAAGAAATCTTTAATCCCGAAATACCCTTTAAACAAACTGAAAATACTCAAATATGCGAATATTGCGATTTTGCAACAATCTGTAAGAGATAG